A genomic window from Cumulibacter manganitolerans includes:
- a CDS encoding glycosyltransferase family 9 protein, which yields MDDEVLIHDPATIGPDDILVLRAIGLGDALTSVAALRGIRHGWPHQRIVLAAPASTGQWLASKGLVDRVLPTTGLDPLPQLPGGHLAINLHGRGPQSHRVLAAGNPRELIAFGCPASGHEGIEWRPEEHEVHRWCRLVNENGGSCGPRDLRLRLPADPGPAAVVVLHPGAAAAARRWPASRWRELARRLSDEGRRVVVTGSAAEAELADSVARGLPGVTSVAGRTSLPELADLVRDAAVVVSADTGIAHLATAYGVRSVVLYGPVSPSLWGPIIDLDRHTVLWHGTEDSPPGDPHGTECDPLLARLDVEEVAAAVTAQLLMGEAHVVPPPGDVA from the coding sequence CATCGGGCTCGGCGACGCACTCACGTCCGTCGCGGCTCTTCGAGGGATCCGGCACGGCTGGCCGCACCAGCGGATCGTCCTCGCCGCGCCGGCCTCGACCGGCCAGTGGCTGGCCTCGAAGGGGCTGGTGGACCGGGTGCTGCCGACCACCGGGCTGGACCCGCTCCCGCAGCTGCCGGGGGGCCACCTGGCGATCAACCTGCACGGCCGAGGCCCGCAGAGCCACCGCGTCCTCGCGGCCGGCAACCCCCGCGAGCTGATCGCGTTCGGCTGCCCGGCATCCGGGCACGAGGGAATCGAGTGGCGCCCCGAGGAGCACGAGGTGCACCGGTGGTGCCGGCTGGTCAACGAGAACGGCGGCAGCTGTGGGCCGCGCGACCTCCGGCTCCGGCTGCCCGCGGATCCGGGACCCGCGGCCGTCGTCGTGCTGCATCCGGGTGCCGCGGCGGCCGCCCGCCGGTGGCCGGCAAGCCGCTGGCGCGAGCTCGCCCGCCGACTGAGCGACGAGGGCCGGCGCGTGGTGGTCACCGGATCGGCGGCCGAGGCGGAGCTCGCCGACTCCGTCGCCAGGGGGCTGCCCGGCGTAACGAGCGTGGCCGGTCGCACCTCGCTGCCCGAGCTGGCCGATCTCGTGCGCGACGCCGCCGTCGTCGTGTCCGCCGATACCGGAATCGCGCATCTCGCGACCGCGTACGGCGTCCGGTCCGTCGTGCTCTACGGCCCGGTCTCCCCGTCCCTGTGGGGCCCGATCATCGACCTCGACAGGCACACCGTCCTGTGGCACGGTACCGAGGACTCCCCGCCGGGTGATCCGCACGGCACCGAGTGCGACCCGCTGCTGGCCCGGCTCGACGTCGAGGAGGTCGCGGCCGCCGTGACCGCGCAGCTGCTCATGGGCGAGGCACACGTCGTCCCGCCGCCCGGTGACGTGGCATGA
- a CDS encoding UDP-glucuronic acid decarboxylase family protein, whose translation MTAAGFEHALVTGGAGFIGSHLCTALREEGVRVTAVDNLLSGTLANVAHLRSDPDFVLLRADVTEELHVAEPVDLVLHLASLASPVDYQRLPLETMRVGATGTERMLELARAMDARFVLASTSEVYGDPLEHPQPETYWGNVNPVGPRSMYDESKRYAEALTMAYHRTHGVRTGICRIFNTYGPAMRPSDGRAVPTFVRQALAGEPLTVSGDGSQTRSVTYVDDLVRGILMLAASDAPGPVNLGNPRELTVLQLAQDVIEAVGSPSRIEFIERPADDPTVRCPDIAQARDLLGWEPRIAWEEGLRRMLASIVPASDTVYDRAGSST comes from the coding sequence ATGACGGCGGCCGGCTTCGAGCATGCGCTCGTCACCGGAGGCGCCGGATTCATCGGCAGCCATCTGTGCACGGCGCTGCGCGAGGAGGGAGTCCGGGTCACCGCCGTCGACAACCTGCTGTCGGGAACCCTGGCGAACGTCGCCCACCTCCGCTCCGACCCCGACTTCGTGCTGCTGCGGGCGGACGTCACCGAGGAGCTGCACGTCGCCGAGCCGGTCGATCTGGTGCTGCATCTGGCTTCCCTCGCCTCACCCGTGGATTACCAGCGGCTCCCCCTGGAGACCATGCGCGTGGGCGCGACGGGCACCGAACGGATGCTCGAGCTGGCCCGGGCGATGGACGCCCGTTTCGTGCTCGCCTCGACGTCCGAGGTGTACGGCGACCCGCTGGAGCACCCGCAGCCGGAGACGTACTGGGGCAATGTCAACCCGGTCGGCCCCCGCTCGATGTACGACGAGTCGAAGCGCTACGCCGAGGCGCTCACCATGGCCTACCACCGCACCCACGGGGTGCGCACCGGGATCTGCCGCATCTTCAACACCTACGGGCCGGCCATGCGTCCTTCGGACGGCCGCGCGGTACCGACGTTCGTCCGCCAGGCGCTCGCCGGTGAGCCGCTCACGGTCAGCGGCGACGGCTCGCAGACCCGGTCCGTCACGTACGTCGACGATCTGGTCCGCGGGATCCTGATGCTGGCGGCGAGCGACGCGCCGGGACCGGTCAACCTCGGCAATCCCCGCGAGCTGACCGTGCTGCAGCTGGCGCAGGACGTGATCGAGGCGGTCGGGTCGCCGTCGCGGATCGAGTTCATCGAGCGCCCGGCGGACGATCCCACGGTCCGGTGCCCGGACATCGCGCAGGCGCGGGATCTGCTGGGCTGGGAGCCGCGGATCGCCTGGGAGGAGGGTCTGCGCCGCATGCTGGCCAGCATCGTGCCGGCGTCCGACACCGTCTACGACCGGGCGGGGTCGAGCACCTGA
- a CDS encoding MFS transporter, with product MTRTRDTGLSAELNRAVVVLCITELVAWGVLFYAMPVAADPMSADTGWSRSSIYGAFSFGLVTSAFIGIPLGWVLERHGPRYVMVGGALGTIPGILLVATAHSYLQLVAGWLVLGLAMPTLFYQAAFTACSGWLGERRVRGLTAVTLAGGVASTVFAPLTSALLGVFHWRTTWLILGAILVVVLVPLQWFFLTPSWTPVVKSGGTVSVSSIVRSARFIGLSASITTFTLCGFAVGLTIVSLMVERGFSHSFGATVLGVIGIGQLLGRLGFGRFGSPSRRMLRNLTIVAALVLSTLLFVVVPGPVWLMIPLAILLGASRGAGTLMHATMVVDTWGPERYGALVGVFTMPITISQAIAPWLGAAGASVLGSFSAMNAVAAALAACAGVGIYLSTRQRSSSTAQVLDPARS from the coding sequence ATGACGAGGACCCGCGACACCGGCCTCAGCGCCGAGCTGAACCGCGCCGTCGTCGTCCTGTGCATTACCGAGCTGGTGGCCTGGGGCGTGCTGTTCTACGCGATGCCGGTCGCGGCCGACCCGATGAGCGCCGACACCGGATGGAGCCGCTCGTCGATCTACGGCGCGTTCTCCTTCGGGCTGGTGACCAGCGCCTTCATCGGCATCCCTCTGGGCTGGGTGCTCGAGCGGCACGGACCGCGCTACGTGATGGTCGGGGGAGCGCTCGGCACCATCCCGGGGATCCTGCTCGTCGCGACGGCGCACTCCTACCTGCAGCTCGTCGCCGGCTGGCTGGTCCTCGGGCTGGCGATGCCGACGCTGTTCTACCAGGCCGCCTTCACCGCCTGCTCGGGCTGGCTCGGCGAGCGGCGGGTCCGGGGACTCACGGCCGTCACCCTCGCCGGCGGCGTCGCCAGCACGGTGTTCGCGCCGCTGACCAGCGCGCTGCTCGGCGTCTTCCACTGGCGCACCACCTGGCTGATCCTCGGTGCGATCCTGGTCGTCGTCCTGGTCCCGCTGCAGTGGTTCTTCCTCACGCCATCGTGGACGCCGGTGGTGAAGTCCGGGGGCACCGTGAGCGTCTCCTCCATCGTCCGCTCGGCGCGCTTCATCGGGCTCTCGGCGTCCATCACGACGTTCACGCTGTGCGGGTTCGCGGTGGGGCTGACCATCGTGTCGCTGATGGTGGAGCGCGGGTTCAGCCACAGCTTCGGTGCCACCGTCCTCGGCGTGATCGGGATCGGCCAGCTGCTCGGGCGGCTGGGCTTCGGCAGGTTCGGCTCGCCCAGCAGGCGCATGCTGCGCAACCTCACCATCGTCGCCGCGCTCGTCCTTTCGACCCTGCTGTTCGTCGTCGTGCCGGGCCCCGTGTGGCTGATGATCCCGCTGGCCATCCTGCTCGGCGCGTCGCGCGGCGCCGGCACCCTGATGCACGCCACGATGGTCGTCGACACGTGGGGACCCGAGCGGTACGGCGCGCTGGTGGGCGTCTTCACCATGCCGATCACCATCTCGCAGGCGATCGCGCCCTGGCTGGGCGCGGCCGGCGCGAGCGTCCTGGGCAGCTTCTCGGCGATGAACGCCGTCGCCGCCGCCCTGGCGGCGTGCGCGGGCGTCGGGATCTACCTGTCCACCCGGCAGCGGTCGTCCTCGACCGCTCAGGTGCTCGACCCCGCCCGGTCGTAG
- the map gene encoding type I methionyl aminopeptidase, whose protein sequence is MKEAAMIEILSPREIEAMKPAGEFVAHVLSTLREEVRVGDNLLDIDARAHEMIRERGAESCYLDYAPSFGRGPFGYVICTSVNDAVLHGKPRSYRLRDGDLLSLDFAVSVDGWVCDSAISFNVGTDRPEDQRMIETATRALEAGIAQARAGNRVGDIAHAIGAIMRGGGYGFNTDFGGHGVGSTMHGDPHIPNDGPAGRGMKLKPGLVIAIEPWLMASTDELVVDEDGWTLRAADGSRTAHVEHTVAITEDDPYVMTART, encoded by the coding sequence ATGAAAGAAGCAGCGATGATCGAGATCCTGTCGCCCCGTGAGATCGAGGCGATGAAGCCGGCCGGCGAGTTCGTGGCGCACGTGCTCAGCACCCTCCGCGAGGAGGTCCGGGTCGGCGACAACCTGCTCGACATCGACGCCCGCGCTCACGAGATGATCCGCGAGCGCGGCGCGGAGTCGTGCTACCTCGACTACGCCCCGTCGTTCGGCCGGGGACCGTTCGGCTACGTCATCTGCACCTCGGTCAACGACGCCGTCCTGCACGGCAAGCCGCGCAGCTACCGGCTGCGGGACGGCGACCTGCTGAGCCTGGACTTCGCGGTGTCCGTCGACGGCTGGGTGTGCGACTCGGCGATCAGCTTCAACGTCGGTACCGACCGGCCGGAGGACCAGCGGATGATCGAGACCGCCACCCGGGCGCTGGAGGCCGGGATCGCGCAGGCCCGGGCCGGCAACCGGGTCGGCGACATCGCGCACGCCATCGGCGCGATCATGCGCGGCGGGGGCTACGGGTTCAACACCGACTTCGGCGGCCACGGGGTCGGCAGCACGATGCACGGCGACCCGCACATCCCCAACGACGGTCCCGCCGGTCGCGGCATGAAGCTCAAGCCGGGCCTGGTCATCGCGATCGAGCCCTGGCTGATGGCGTCGACCGACGAGCTGGTCGTCGACGAGGACGGGTGGACGCTGCGGGCGGCCGACGGCTCGCGCACCGCGCACGTCGAGCACACCGTCGCCATCACCGAGGACGACCCGTACGTGATGACCGCCCGCACGTAG
- a CDS encoding VOC family protein translates to MHQMIFVNLPVADVARSREFFTGLGYSFDEQMCQDGTALAMELGPNMYAMLLSRELFGTFHEQRTAAPDQVEVLTCLSAGDRDEVDALVDKAVAGGGIQVRHEENGDWMYGRSYADLDGHIWEIMWMDPQKAAAAGAFG, encoded by the coding sequence ATGCACCAGATGATCTTCGTCAACCTGCCCGTCGCCGACGTCGCGCGCAGCCGCGAGTTCTTCACCGGCCTGGGGTACAGCTTCGACGAGCAGATGTGCCAGGACGGGACCGCGCTCGCGATGGAGCTCGGCCCGAACATGTACGCGATGCTGCTGAGCCGTGAGCTCTTCGGCACCTTCCACGAGCAGCGGACGGCGGCGCCCGACCAGGTCGAGGTGCTCACCTGCCTGTCCGCGGGCGACCGCGACGAGGTGGACGCTCTGGTCGACAAGGCGGTGGCCGGCGGCGGGATCCAGGTGCGCCACGAGGAGAACGGCGACTGGATGTACGGCCGGTCGTACGCTGACCTGGACGGTCATATCTGGGAGATCATGTGGATGGACCCCCAGAAGGCGGCCGCGGCCGGTGCATTCGGCTAG
- a CDS encoding alpha/beta fold hydrolase, with protein sequence MKPDLHLSANGIDFACLERGTGPLALVLHGFPDTPVSFIPLLEALADAGYRAVAPWLRGYAPTSVPADDDYSLETLADDVSALRAELGGGPDSVIVGHDWGASVAYAAARRRGEWAKAVVMSVPPPPYLGQLLMTPAQLKRSYYMWVFQLAIAEKVVTSHDYAFVETLWREWSPGFDPTSALAEVRRALGSDANVRAAVGYYRAAFAGMRLGAAAPAVSPVPPQRPEQPVLYLHGVNDGCIAIDQDMLDRIGGALGPGSAAEWVEDAGHFVVNEHPEAVSKRIVEFLGSV encoded by the coding sequence ATGAAGCCTGACCTGCACCTCTCTGCCAACGGCATCGACTTCGCGTGCCTGGAACGCGGCACCGGGCCGCTGGCCCTGGTGCTGCACGGATTCCCGGACACGCCGGTGTCGTTCATCCCGCTGCTCGAGGCGCTCGCGGACGCCGGGTACCGGGCGGTGGCGCCGTGGCTGCGCGGGTATGCGCCCACCTCCGTCCCGGCCGACGACGACTACTCGCTCGAGACGCTGGCCGACGACGTGTCGGCGTTGCGCGCCGAGCTCGGCGGCGGCCCGGACTCGGTGATCGTCGGCCACGACTGGGGTGCCTCGGTCGCGTACGCCGCCGCCCGCCGCCGCGGCGAGTGGGCGAAGGCGGTCGTGATGAGCGTGCCCCCGCCGCCCTACCTGGGACAGCTGCTGATGACGCCCGCGCAGCTCAAGCGCTCCTACTACATGTGGGTGTTCCAGCTCGCCATCGCCGAGAAGGTCGTCACCTCCCACGACTACGCCTTCGTCGAGACGCTGTGGCGCGAGTGGTCGCCGGGGTTCGACCCCACCTCCGCGCTGGCCGAGGTACGCCGGGCGCTCGGCAGCGACGCGAACGTCCGCGCCGCGGTCGGCTACTACCGCGCGGCGTTCGCCGGGATGCGGCTCGGCGCGGCCGCCCCCGCGGTCTCGCCGGTGCCGCCGCAGCGGCCCGAGCAGCCGGTGCTGTACCTGCACGGCGTGAACGACGGCTGCATCGCGATCGACCAGGACATGCTCGACCGGATCGGGGGCGCCCTCGGCCCCGGCTCGGCCGCGGAGTGGGTCGAGGACGCCGGTCACTTCGTGGTCAACGAGCACCCCGAGGCGGTCAGCAAGCGGATCGTCGAGTTCCTCGGCAGCGTCTAG